From Schistocerca americana isolate TAMUIC-IGC-003095 chromosome 11, iqSchAmer2.1, whole genome shotgun sequence, the proteins below share one genomic window:
- the LOC124553309 gene encoding ankyrin repeat domain-containing protein 54-like, which translates to MSENFHVTGLNHLAVWSLSEAERGRRLREAAEVGAVEEVRALLAAGADVVARGEVGGLTALHWAALNGHAAVVRLLLSAASDPNARTQGGRTPLHFAALNGHTEAAAALLQAGADRGATDKDGDTPLDIAREENHQQLVQMLTQR; encoded by the exons ATGTCAGAAAATTTCCATGTTACTGGTCTGAATCACTTAGCTGTCTG gagccttTCTGAGGCAGAGCGAGGCAGGAGGCTGAGAGAGGCGGCTGAGGTGGGGGCGGTGGAGGAGGTGCGGGCGTTGCTGGCGGCTGGGGCGGACGTGGTGGCGAGGGGCGAGGTGGGCGGGTTGACCGCCCTGCACTGGGCTGCACTGAACGGCCACGCGGCTGTGGTGCGGCTGCTGCTCTCTGCGGCGTCCGACCCCAACGCCAGGACTCAGGGGGGGCGGACGCCGCTGCACTTCGCAGCACTGAATGGCCACACAGAAGCGGCGGCTGCGTTGCTGCAGGCCGGAGCCGACAGGGGGGCGACAGATAAAGATGGGGACACCCCCCTGGACATCGCCAGGGAGGAAAACCATCAGCAGCTCGTCCAGATGCTAACACAGCGTTAA